The region GGAGGAGCGTATGGGCGCCCGGATCGTCAAGGGCCTCGTACCTCTCTCGGAGATGTTCGGCTACGTCGGCGACCTCCGCAGCAAGACCTCGGGTCGCGCAAGCTACTCGATGCAGTTCGACTCCTACGCCGAGGTTCCCCGGAACGTCGCCGAGGAGATCATCGCGAAGGCCAAGGGCGAGTAACGCACCCCGTTTACACGCTTTAGGCTTGACACCGACCGCCGGGGCTTCGAACCGGCAAGGGGACGAGGGATCGTCCCCCGGGGGAGAACCCCGGCGGGCGGCATCCCAGCAAAGATCACCTGGCGCCGATGAGTAAGGCGTACCAGAACCACTCCACAGGAGGACCCAGTGGCGAAGGCGAAGTTCGAGCGGACTAAGCCGCACGTCAACATCGGCACCATCGGTCACATCGACCACGGTAAGACGACCCTCACGGCCGCCATTACCAAGGTGCTGCACGACGCGTACCCGGACCTGAACGAGGCCTCGGCCTTCGACCAGATCGACAAGGCTCCTGAGGAGCGCCAGCGCGGTATCACGATCTCGATCGCGCACGTCGAGTACCAGACCGAGACGCGTCACTACGCCCACGTCGACTGCCCCGGTCACGCGGACTACATCAAGAACATGATCACGGGTGCGGCGCAGATGGACGGCGCCATCCTCGTGGTTGCCGCCACCGACGGCCCGATGCCGCAGACCAAGGAGCACGTGCTCCTGGCCCGCCAGGTCGGCGTTCCCTACATCGTCGTCGCCCTGAACAAGGCCGACATGGTGGACGACGAGGAGATCCTGGAGCTCGTCGAGCTCGAGGTTCGCGAGCTGCTCTCCGAGTACGAGTTCCCGGGCGACGACCTGCCGGTCGTCAAGGTCTCGGCGCTCAAGGCCCTTGAGGGCGACAAGGAGTGGGGCCAGACCGTCCTCGACCTGATGCAGGCCGTCGACGAGAACATCCCGCAGCCCGAGCGTGACGTCGACAAGCCGTTCCTGATGCCGATCGAGGACGTCTTCACGATCACCGGTCGTGGCACCGTCGTCACCGGTCGTATCGAGCGTGGTGTCCTCAAGGTCAACGAGACCGTCGACATCGTGGGCATCAAGCAGGAGAAGACCACCACCACGGTCACCGGCATCGAGATGTTCCGCAAGCTGCTCGACGAGGGCCAGGCCGGTGAGAACGTCGGTCTGCTCCTCCGTGGCATCAAGCGCGAGGACGTCGAGCGCGGCCAGGTCATCATCAAGCCCGGTTCGGTCACGCCGCACACCGAGTTCGAGGCCCAGGCCTACATCCTGTCCAAGGACGAGGGTGGCCGCCACACGCCGTTCTTCAACAACTACCGTCCGCAGTTCTACTTCCGTACCACGGACGTGACCGGCGTTGTGACCCTCCCCGAGGGCACCGAGATGGTCATGCCGGGCGACAACACTGAGATGACCGTTTCGCTCATCCAGCCCGTCGCCATGGAGGAGGGCCTGAAGTTCGCCATCCGTGAGGGTGGCCGGACCGTGGGCGCCGGCCAGGTCATCAAGATCAACAAGTAAGTCCTTGTTGGCTTGACAGCCTGGTAGCTCCTCGCGAGCTCCTTGAAGGGGCCCGTACGACTTCGGTCGTACGGGCCCCTTTGCCGTGCCCATCGCGCACACTGCGTGAGTGGATTCCAATGACCTGGGCATGGTGGGACGCCGGCCGCTGCCGACGAAGCCGGTTCTTCCGGACGTGGCGGGGGCGCATCAGCGTGGCCCGGCCGATGCCGTGGAGGCGAAGTGGCGGCAGCCGGCGCTGGTGTGGCAGTGAAGCATGAGGTCGCTGCTCCCGGCGTGCGCCGCCTGAAGTTCTGGATGGTCGACCGGACGGTGGTGCTGCAACGGCTGGTGATCGACACGGGTGGGCTCGGGCCGACGTACCTGGGCCCGCCGGAGAGCCGTCGCGTGGACCGGGGTGTCACCAGGTGACCGGCAGTGCCACCGGGCCGCGGATCATCGTGCGCTGCCGGAAGGGGACCTGATCGGCGGGTACGGCGAGGCGCAGCCCGGGCAGGCGTTCGAGCAGGGTGTCGATCAGCAGCTCGATCTGCATACGGGAGAAGACGGCGCCCGTACAGAAGTGCGGCCCGTTGCCGAACGACACATGGGGGCCCGCGTCCCGGTCGAAGTCGATCCGGTCGGGGTCGGGGAAGACGTCCGGGTCGCGGTTGGCGGCCAGGTAGGAGACGTAGACGGCGTCGCCCGCGCTGACGAGGGTGCCGTGGAGGTCGACGTCCTGCGTGGCGATGCGGGGCAGACCGACGGCGGCGCGGTGCGGGATGTGGCGCAGGAGTTCCTCGATGCCCGCCGGGCGGGAGGCGGGGTCGTCGCGGAAGCGTGCCAGCAGGTCGGGCCGGGTGAGGAGGAGGTAGAACATCTGGCCGCTGTTGTTGGTGACGGCCTCGCCGCCGATCTGGAGCGGCCCGGCGACACTGATCGCCTCCTCCAGGCCGAGCTCGCCCCGCCGCACGGCACCACCGAGCAGGGACAACACGTCCTCGCTGTCACCGTCGCTCTCGCTTTCGCTGCGCTCGCGGACGGCCTCCCCGATCCACCCGAAGAGCCCCTTCTTGGCCTGCTCGGAGGCCTCGGCGCCGCCCGCCGTGCTGATGATCTCCCGCGTCCAGTCGTGCAACTTCTGCCGCTCGTCGACGGGTACGCCCATGACCTCGCAGACGACGTTGATCGGGAAGGGTTCGAGGACCCGTTCGACCAGGTCCGCCGGGGGGCCGTCCGCCACCGTCCCGTCCATCAGGGCATCGAGCATCTCCTGGGCACGGGGGCGCAGGCGCTTCACGGCGCTCACGGTGTAGGCGGCCGAGACGGCGTTCCGGAGCCGGTTGTGGTCGGGCTGATCGGCCCAGGCCAGGGCTCCGGGGCGCGGTGCGAAGTGCGGCGCCAGTCGCGTGACCTGCCGGACGGAGGCCTCCCGCCGGCTGAACCGGGGATCGTTCGTGATCATCTTCACGTCGGCGTAGCGCGTCGCCAGCCACGCCCAGCCCTCCCCGTACGGAAGCCGGATCCGCGTCAGCGGCCCCTCCCGCATCAGCTCCGCGAGCACCGGCTCGAACTCGGTGGCGTTCAGCTCACCGGCGGGCCAGTCCCGAACAGGAGGAAGGGGCTGCTCGGGCCGCTCGGCGAGTGTGCTGGTTTCTTCTGCCATGCGTTCAGCATCATCGGGCGGGGGCGAGGTGTCGCGCGAGAGTGCTCCGGGCGGAGCAGCGGAATGCCTTCGTCGCCGCGGTCCGGCTTACTGGTTCGGGTACCGGGGCAGGTCCGCGGTCGAGATCGTCCACTCGGCGATGGTCACGTCTTCGCCGTACATGAAGTCTTTGCGGGTGGCGTAGCGGGGGCCGATGGGGGTGGGGTGGATGTCGGAGAGGACGGCACCCTCTCCCACGCGCGGGTCGAAGATCACGTACAACGGAATGCCCAGCAACGGATAGTCCCGTACCTTGCTCACCCAGTCGTTGTCCGGGTTCGAGCGGGAAACGATCTCGACGGCCGCGATGATCGTACGAGGGTCGAAGGACCCGTCTCCCTCCATGTCCGCCTCGGCGATCAGCATGACGTCGGGGTGGCGCATGACGCCCTCGGGCTCGTTTTCCACGTCCGGGGTACCGGTGTGGGCCACGAGGTTCTCCGGCATCACCTTCTCAAGACGTTTCCGGAGGCGCAGCGCGGTGAGTTCGTGCTGCTTCACGGGCGACATCATGTCGTGGACGATCCCTTCCTTGGTGATCTCGAACTTGCCGGGAAGGGTGTCGTCCATGGACTGAACGAAGTCCCGCATGGCCCGGTACAGATGGGAGGCGCCCTGCTGCGCGTCGTCTGCGGCGATGGTCATGGCGCTCGCTCCTCGTCTGCCGTGCCCGGGGGCAAGGATCGTCACGTTCATGCTAGGCGGCCTCCAGGAGATCGGATCGGCAGCCACGGCAGCGGCCGGGGCCGGGCGAGCGGAAGGCGCGGTCGCAGCCCTCGCAGTTCTGGAACGGATGTCGTACGTCCGGGGGCGGCGCGGGCACGCGGAACGGTGGCGGCGCAGGCGGTAGCTGCGAGGCGAGTCGATGGGCGAGGAGAGCGACTGGGCGCCGCAGGTCTTCGGGTGGCAGGTCCGCGGTCAGCGCGCGCTGTACGGCGCTGGGGGTGAGGTCGCGTTCCAGCCAGGCGGCGACTCCGGGGGCCAGGGTCGTCCGGGTCGAGGCCTACCTCGAGGGCCGTCTGGGTGTCGTCGCCTACTCCGAGTGCGCCCGATATCCGGCAGGTACGCCCATGACCGAGTGAGGCGATCCGGAACTTCCGGCTCAACAGGCGCCGGCCCCGCTACGAGGCTGAGCCTCCTCGGCGCGTGAGGCATCGGCGGTCTGGCACCGCGAGTGCGGCCCGTCGTTCGTACGTGGCTGGAGCCGGATCATGGGGATACCGGGCCGCGCCTTGATGAAGGCGGCGAAGTCGTCGTCGACGTGAAGCACGGTCAGGCCGTGGTGTTCGGCCGTGAGCGCGATCAGGGTGTCCATGGGGGAGGGCCGCTCGGTGGTGCCCGATTGGTCTGGCTGTCGACGGGAGGACGGATGGCCAGACCGCGAGCGACGTGGGCCGAGGCTGGGACGGCGTCCAGGCCGTCAACGCCGGATTTTCGAACCAGACGGACTTCTCCGGCCTGGTGCGGAACGGCGCGGTGGTCAGTTCGTGGCCGGGGAAGCCGTCTCGTCGGCCTTGATGTCGAAGTTGATCTGGTCTCCCTGGACGGAAGTCACCTTGACCGTTACACCCAAGGTGCTGCCGTCTTTCGCCGTGAGCTTGCACCGGGTGGTGGTACCGACCTTGCCGGCGAGGTCCTCGGGACAAGTGATGCTCGGCTTCGGCTGGTTCATCGTGGCGGCGAGTTTTTCGGCGACGATGGTGGCCAGCTTGTCCGCGGACATTTTCGGCGTGGACGTTCCGACGTGGGCCGAGGCCGAGCAGCCGACGAGCAGCGCGCCGGAGGCGACGGCCGAGAGGATCGAAGTCGCTGCGGACAACCGAGTTGTGGTCATGGTGGACTCCGGTGTGGGGGGATCACGGCAAGAAGCGGCAGGAAGCATACTTGGCAGATGTGCGCGGGCACGTTGGAGGGGCTCCCTCGCATGAACCGGCATGGCCAACGCTTCCGCAGTCAGGCTGCCAACGCACGTCCCCTCTGAGCTCGTACGGCTCTGACGGGCACCATCGGTGTGGTGACGACCCGGTGGGGTCGGAGACCCGTGTCGGCCAACTCCCCTTTGGGATCAGGGACCGACGGGACGACACCGGTGGCAGGTGGACCTGAGAGTCCTCACTTCCGCATGGGCATGTTCAGGATATGTGCAGGAACTCGTTCAGGCCGAGGCTGGAGGCGTCGGCGCTCCGGAACGGTCGATAGGGTGCACGAAGATTTTCCGTGCTGTGCCTGTCGGGCGAGCGACGGACGAGGTGCGAATGCAACGGGGGTTGCCCATGGGGTCCGGAGTCGGTGGCGAGCCGAGACTTGCGAGCTCGGCGAGCGACAAGACGCGCGCGGCGAAGTTCATGGAAGAGCACCTGATGCCGGACACCCAGGCAGCCGCCCGCATGGCGGACGGCGGCGGGGCCCCAGTGCGGCCACCCTTCGTCGGCCCGGTGGCCCCCGCGAGCCCCCTGATCAAGCAGGACACGGGGCTGAAGGGGCTCTCCGGCTGGGCCTCGGACCAGGCTGTTTCCGACGCGCTGACCGCCTGGCAGGGGCAGGCGAACCGGCTCATGGCGCGGCTCCAGCAGGAGGTGAACGCGCTGCACGGCACGAAGAACCTCTTCCTCAACCAGGACACCACCGTCGGCGCGCAGGCGGCCGGGGTACGGCCCCCCAGCAGTTTCGACGGCATGTGACGGGACGGCCATGACGCTGAACTACCAAGACGTGATGACGGCCGATCTGTCTTCGCTGGCGGACGTGTCCGAGGCGTGGAAGAAGATGGGCGAGCGCTTCGGTGAGCTGAAGACCGACTACGAGAAGCATGTGCAGGGCGTGCTGGGCAACGGGAACTGGCAGGGGCTTGCCTACGGCGCGCAGCAGCAGAATGCCTCGGCCACGGCTTTCGAGTACGGGGCGGCCAAGGCGGAGGCGCTGGCCATCGCCAGTCTTCTCACGGATGCGCACACCGAACTGACCCGCCTGCAAAAGGCGGTCAAGGACCTGGTCCACGATGCCGAGGCGAAGGACTTCAAGGTCGACAGCTCCGGCAAGGCGACCTACGTCGGGTACGACAACCTCTCCGAACAGGAGAAGTACGCCCTTCACCACGACCCCGACTATGCCCAACTGCAGTCCGACGCACGCGTGAAGGCTCAGGGCTGGACCGACGACATCGCCAAGGCGGTCAAGGCTGTCGACGACGCCGACCAGAGCGTGAAACGGGCGCTGGTCCGCGCAACGAGCGATGTTTCGACAGACGGCCTCGGTTTCGGCGGTTTCAACGCGCACGCCGTGGGTGACCTCGCGAAGGCCGGTAAGCCGGACCCCAAGACCCCCACGAAGACCGACGGGTGGGTCTCCGAGGGCGAGAGCGAGGCCTCGGGCCCCGGCGCCGGGACAGAGGTCTCCGGGCCCGACACCGGTGCCGGCAAGCTGGGCGAGGCCGAGGCGCATGCCGACCTCGGCCGCGCGAGCGCGGAGGGCTCGCTCACCAACGGCCCGTTCAAGCTCGCCGGGGAGGCCGAAGCCTATGCGGGCGCCAAGGCCTCCGCGGCCGGCGGCATCACCAACGAGGGCCTCCAGGGGGAGGCCAGCGTCTTCGCGGGTGGCGAGGCCTCGGCCAAGGGCCGCGCCGACGCCGGTTTCGTCGGGCTGTACGGTCGGCCGGAGACCATGGCGGGCGCCGAGGCAGGGGTCAACGCCGGGATCGGCCTTGAGGGGCTGAACGCGGGAGCGGAGGCGTTCGCAGGCGCGAAGGGCGGTGTCTCCGGAGGCGCGGACATCGGCGGCATCGGAGCGGGCGGGACGGTAGAGGGTTGGGCCGGTGCCGGGGCCGAGGCTGACGCCACCCTCGGCAAGGGCGAGGACGGCAAGTGGAAGGTCGGCGCGACGGTGGGGGTCGCCGTCGGGCTCGGAGGCGAGGTGGGCTTCGAGTTCACCGTTGATCCGGGGAAGATCGCCGACACCGCGGGCGATGCGGCCGACGCCATTGGCGATACGGCCCATGCGATCGGCAGCCTGTTCTGATACGCACTCCCGCCGACCGACTGCCGTAGGCACACTTCCGCGACAAAGGAGGGTCCTGGATGCCAACGACCTTGCCCGTACCGATCGAGTTCGAACTGCCGGAAGGCTGGCACGCCGCACCTCCGGACGAAGCCGGCGCACCAGGTGCGGCGTTCGTCGCGCTGCATCCGCAACCGGATGCCGGATTCACCGCGAACATCACGATCGACGGCGAGTACCGTCCGGACGCGGCGGCACTGCCCGAGATCGCCCAGGAGTCCGTAGAGCGCCTGCGTCGGAGCGCCATGTCGGTCGAGGTCACCGGACGCCGCGAGATCGGCTCCGCGGAGGCGCCGGGCCTCACGCAGACGCTCGCCGTCTCGGCCGTCGTCGGCGGCCTACTGCGCGACCTCGTCCAATCGCAGGTCTACCTGTCCATGCTGGACGTCGCCGATCCCCGCAAGCGGTCGGTGATCCGCCTGGTCCTGACCGCCACCGCGTCCCAACACCCCACCGTCCTCGATGACTTCCGGGACTTCGTGCGCACGGTCCGTCCGGACACGGGCGCGGGCACGGCTTCGTAGCGCGTCCCGCGGGAGCGCACCCGCGCGCAAGCGCACCCCGACGCGGCGGCAGACCTTTGCACCGACAATCCGACCCCTCATAGGTTGATCTCATGGGACTCTTCGACAAGCTGACCGGAACCAAGCGCCCGGCCGACGGGGTCGCCCCGCGACCCGCCGCCGAGGTCCGCGCGGCGCTGCTCGGCCTCAACCGCTCCGACGTCCCGTACGTCATCCGGGACGGCCGCGCGGAGGGCGCCGACCTGGTGGGGGAGTGGCGGATGCTGGAGCCGGCCTGGCAGACCTTCTTCGCCCGCACCCGGGTGAGTCGGGTGTTCCAGGTCCGTATGCGCCTGGTCCCGGAGAAGAACGAGGTCCGCTCCCTGGATCAGCAGTACGAGGTCACCTGGGTCGGCGACACCCCCAGGCTGGCCATCTTGGCCGGGGCCCAACGCGGCCAGGTGCAGACGGTCTCGAAGCAATGGACGCTGGGCGGGGGAAGGGACGGCGGTCTCGAAGCGACCGAGACGTTCAACTTCGACAGCTCTGAACTCAAGAACCCCCTGCAGGACGCCGTCCTCGGTGCGGGGTGGACCTGGCGCGGAGTCGTCACCGGCAAACTGTGAGGTCGGCGGGACCCCGAGCGCGGGGTACTTCCTTTGGTACCGGTGCCGAGTAGTACCGGTACCAAGCTTCACGGGGGGTCACGTAGTGTGCGTGGTCGACTGCTCATCGTCAGTCGGCGCCCGAGTTGATCATCCCGAGGTCGGCCAGAGCGGCCCTCGCCGGGGCGCGCACGCGCCCAGGGTTTGACCTGCCTCACTCAAGGGGTACGATCCTCGGCTCGATTGGCCAGGCCCCCGCCCCGTATGGCAGACTAACGGGGTTGCTCGGTCGAGTGCCGATGCTGCGCGCCTCCCGTCGGGAGGACCGGAAGCGAGTCCCACAGTACTCGTCGCCTCAACTGCCGTAAGGCAGCGCTGGGGCGGACGTACGGGAATCTTTCGGGAAGTGTCAGCGGGGTGCGGGCCAGGCACCCGGTGGGTGTTCCAGCCTCCGGTCCTGCGGTTGCTTTCGGGCGGGCCGCGTCCCTTGTAGGGAAATCCGTTACGGATATTTCTGCGGCAGGAGCGCGACACACCCGACCGCGTGGGTCGGAGATACGGGACGCGAACCCCCGGGTTCCAGAGCGTTTCACGAGACAAAGGACTACTGAGTAGCCATGGCGGGACAGAAGATCCGCATCCGGCTCAAGGCCTACGACCACGAGGTCATCGACAGCTCGGCGAAGAAGATCGTCGAGACGGTGACCCGCACTGGTGCGTCGGTCGCAGGCCCGGTGCCGCTGCCCACTGAGAAGAACGTGTACTGCGTCATCAAGTCGCCGCACAAGTACAAGGACTCGCGCGAGCACTTCGAGATGCGCACGCACAAGCGCCTGATCGACATCCTCGACCCGACGCCCAAGACCGTTGACTCTCTGATGCGACTCGACCTCCCGGCCGGTGTCGACATCGAGATCAAGCTCTAGGGATCGGTGATCTGAGAATGGCTAAGCAGATCAAGGGCATCCTGGGCGAGAAGCTCGGCATGACGCAGGTGTGGGACGAGAACAACCGTGTTGTTCCGGTCACCGTCGTCAAGGCCGGCCCCAACGTCGTCACCCAGGTGCGTACCAACGACAGCGACGGCTACGAGTCGGTCCAGATCGCCTTCGGCGAGATCGACCCGCGCAAGGTGAACAAGCCCCTCAAGGGCCACTTCGCCAAGGCCGACGTCACCCCCCGTCGTCACCTCGTCGAGATCCGCACCGCGGATGCCTCCGAGTACACCCTCGGCCAGGAGATCTCCGCCGAGGTCTTCGAGGCGGGCGTGAAGGTCGACGTCACCGGCAAGAGCAAGGGCAAGGGCTTCGCCGGTGTCATGAAGCGTCACAACTTCAAGGGCCTCGGCGCCGGTCACGGCACCCAGCGCAAGCACCGCTCTCCCGGCTCCATCGGTGGCTGCGCCACCCCGGGTCGTGTGTTCAAGGGCCTCCGCATGGCGGGTCGCATGGGCAACGAGCGGGTCACCACCCAGAACCTGACCGTTCACGCCGTTGACGCGGAGAAGGGCCTGCTCCTTATCAAGGGCGCGGTTCCTGGTCCGAACGGCGGCCTCGTCCTGGTCCGCACCGCGGCCAAGGGGGCCTGAGGACTATGAGCACCATTGACATTCTGTCGCCCTCCGGCGACACCGCCGGGACCGTTGAGCTCCCGGCCGAGATCTTCGACGTAGAGAAGATCAGCATTCCGCTGCTTCACCAGGTCGTCGTCGCACAGCTGGCCGCCGCCCGTCAGGGCACGCACAAGGTCAAGCGTCGTGGCGAGGTCCGCGGTGGCGGTAAGAAGCCTTACCGCCAGAAGGGCACCGGCCGCGCGCGCCAGGGTTCGACCCGTGCGCCGCAGTTCGCCGGCGGTGGCGTCGTCCACGGCCCCACGCCGCGTGACTACTCGCAGCGGACCCCGAAGAAGATGAAGGCCGCGGCCCTGCGCCACGCCCTCACCGACCGGGCCCGCAACGCTCGCATCCACGTCATCACCGGCGTGATCGAGGGCGAGACCCCCTCCACCAAGGCCGCCAAGAGCTTCCTCGGCAAGGTCAGCGAGCGCAAGAACGTGCTCCTGGTCATCGAGCGCTCCGACGAGGCCGCGCTGCTCTCCGCGCGCAACCTGCCCCAGGTCCACATCCTGGAGCCGGGCCAGCTGAACACGTACGACGTTCTCGTCTCGGACGACGTGGTCTTCACCCAGGCCGCTTTCGAGTCCTTCGTGTCTGGCCCCAAGGCCGCTGACACCGAAGGGAGCGAAGCCTGATGGCTACGCGTCACCCGAGCATTGCCTCGAAGGCCGCCAAGGCCAAGAAGGTCGCGCGCGTCGCCAAGGCGAAGCGTCACGAGACCGAGGGCAAGAACACCGTCGAGACGCCGCTGAGCAAGAGCTTCACGGACCACCGTGACGTCCTTCTCAAGCCGGTCGTCTCCGAGAAGAGCTACGCGCTGCTCGACGAGGGCAAGTACACCTTCGTCGTCGCGCCGGGCGCCAACAAGACCCAGATCAAGCAGGCCGTCCAGGCGGTCTTCTCGGTCAAGGTCACCGGCGTCAACACGATCAACCGTCAGGGTAAGCGCAAGCGCACCAAGAGCGGTTTCGGTAAGCGTGCTGACACCAAGCGCGCCATCGTGACCCTCGCTGAGGGCGACCGTATCGACATCTTCGGCCAGGCCTCCTAACGGAGCGCCCTGGTCCGAATATCGGACGAGGACTGAGAAATGGGAATCCGCAAGTACAAGCCGACTACGCCGGGCCGTCGTGGCTCCAGCGTCGCCGACTTCGTCGAGGTCACGCGGTCCACGCCGGAGAAGTCGCTGGTCCGCCCGCTGCACAGCAAGGGCGGCCGTAACAACGCCGGTCGTGTGACCGTTCGCCACCAGGGTGGCGGACACAAGCGCGCCTACCGAGTGATCGACTTCCGTCGTCACGACAAGGACGGCGTGCCGGCGAAGGTCGCGCACATCGAGTACGACCCCAACCGCACCGCGCGCATCGCGCTGCTTCACTACGCGGACGGCGAGAAGCGCTACATCCTCGCCCCCCGCAACCTGTCGCAGGGTGACCGCGTCGAGAACGGTCCCGGGGCCGACATCAAGCCGGGCAACAACCTGGCGCTCCGCAACATCCCGGTCGGTACCACGATCCACGCGATCGAGATCCGTCCCGGTGGCGGCGCCAAGTTCGCCCGCTCCGCCGGTGCCTCGGTGCAGCTGCTCGCGAAGGAGGGCACGATGGCCCACCTTCGTATGCCTTCCGGTGAGATCCGCCTGGTCGACCAGCGCTGCCGCGCCACGGTCGGCGAGGTCGGCAACGCCGAGCAGAGCAACATCAACTGGGGTAAGGCCGGCCGTAAGCGCTGGCTGGGCGTTCGCCCGACCGTCCGCGGTGTGGCGATGAACCCGGTTGACCACCCGCACGGTGGTGGTGAGGGCAAGACCTCCGGTGGTCGCCACCCGGTCTCCCCGTGGGGTCAGAAGGAGGGTCGTACTCGTTCGCCGAAGAAGGCTTCGAGCAAGTACATCGTCCGCCGCCGCAAGACGAACAAGAAGCGCTAGGAGCGGGTTTAGATGCCGCGCAGTCTCAAGAAGGGACCCTTCGTTGACGGCCACCTCGTAAAGAAGGTGGACGCTCAGAACGAAGCCGGTACCAAGAACGTCATCAAGACCTGGTCCCGTCGCTCGATGATCATCCCGGCCATGCTCGGCCACACGATCGCGGTGCACAACGGCAAGACCCACATTCCGGTGTTTGTCACCGAGTCGATGGTCGGCCACAAGCTCGGCGAGTTCTCGCCGACGCGCACCTTCCGGGGTCACGTCAAGGACGACCGGAAGTCGAAGCGCCGCTAACGCGGGGTGGAATGACCATGACAGACACTGGAAGGACAACCATGGAAGCCAGGGCCCAGGCGCGGTACATCCGCGTTACGCCCATGAAGGCCCGCCGCGTGGTGGACCTTATCCGTGGCATGGATGCCACGGAGGCTCAGGCGGTCCTGCGTTTCGCCCCGCAGGCCGCGAGCGTGCCGGTCGGCAAGGTGCTTGACAGCGCCATTGCCAACGCCGCGCACAACTACGACCACACCGACGCCGACAGCCTCTTCATCTCCGAGGCGTACGTCGACGAGGGTCCGACCCTGAAGCGGTTCCGTCCGCGCGCCCAGGGTCGTGCCTACCGGATCCGCAAGCGGACCAGCCACATCACCGTGGTCGTCAGCAGCAAGGAAGGAACCCGGTAATGGGCCAGAAGGTTAACCCGCATGGGTTCCGGCTCGGCATCACCACGGACTTCAAGTCCCGTTGGTACGCCGACAAGCTGTACAAGGACTACGTCAAGGAAGACGTCGCCATCCGTCGGATGATGACGTCCGGCATGGAGCGCGCCGGTATCTCGAAGGTTGAGATCGAGCGCACCCGTGACCGCGTGCGGGTGGACATCCACACCGCGCGTCCCGGCATCGTCATCGGCCGCCGTGGCGCCGAGGCCGACCGCATCCGCGGTGACCTCGAGAAGCTCACGGGCAAGCAGGTCCAGCTGAACATCCTCGAGGTCAAGAACCCCGAGACCGACGCTCAGCTGGTTGCTCAGGCCGTTGCCGAGCAGCTGTCCTCCCGCGTCTCCTTCCGTCGTGCCATGCGTAAGAGCATGCAGGGCACGATGAAGGCCGGCGCCAAGGGCATCAAGATCCAGTGTGGTGGCCGTCTCGGCGGCGCCGAGATGTCCCGCTCGGAGTTCTACCGCGAGGGCCGTGTGCCCCTGCACACGCTCCGTGCGAACGTCGACTACGGCTTCTTCGAGGCCAAGACGACCTTCGGCCGTATCGGTGTGAAGGTCTGGATCTACAAGGGCGACGTCAAGAACATCGCCGAGGTCCGCGCCGAGAACGCCGCTGCCCGCGCCGGCAACCGCCCGGCCCGTGGTGGCGGCAACGACCGCCCGGCCGGCCGTGGTGGCCGTGGTGGCGAGCGTGGCGGCCGCGGCCGCAAGCCGCAGCAGGCTCCCGCTGCCGAGGCCCCCAAGGCCGAGGCTCCGGCGGCTGCCGCTCCGGCTGAGAGCACCGGAACGGAGGCCTGACCGACATGCTGATCCCCCGTAGGGTCAAGCACCGCAAGCAGCACCACCCCAAGCGCCGTGGTCAGGCCAAGGGCGGTACGCAGGTTTCGTTCGGCGAGTACGGCATTCAGGCCCTCACGCCGGCGTACGTGACGAACCGCCAGATCGAGGCCGCACGTATCGCGATGACCCGCCACATCAAGCGTGGCGGCAAGGTCT is a window of Streptomyces sp. NBC_00271 DNA encoding:
- the tuf gene encoding elongation factor Tu, whose translation is MAKAKFERTKPHVNIGTIGHIDHGKTTLTAAITKVLHDAYPDLNEASAFDQIDKAPEERQRGITISIAHVEYQTETRHYAHVDCPGHADYIKNMITGAAQMDGAILVVAATDGPMPQTKEHVLLARQVGVPYIVVALNKADMVDDEEILELVELEVRELLSEYEFPGDDLPVVKVSALKALEGDKEWGQTVLDLMQAVDENIPQPERDVDKPFLMPIEDVFTITGRGTVVTGRIERGVLKVNETVDIVGIKQEKTTTTVTGIEMFRKLLDEGQAGENVGLLLRGIKREDVERGQVIIKPGSVTPHTEFEAQAYILSKDEGGRHTPFFNNYRPQFYFRTTDVTGVVTLPEGTEMVMPGDNTEMTVSLIQPVAMEEGLKFAIREGGRTVGAGQVIKINK
- a CDS encoding cytochrome P450, which produces MAEETSTLAERPEQPLPPVRDWPAGELNATEFEPVLAELMREGPLTRIRLPYGEGWAWLATRYADVKMITNDPRFSRREASVRQVTRLAPHFAPRPGALAWADQPDHNRLRNAVSAAYTVSAVKRLRPRAQEMLDALMDGTVADGPPADLVERVLEPFPINVVCEVMGVPVDERQKLHDWTREIISTAGGAEASEQAKKGLFGWIGEAVRERSESESDGDSEDVLSLLGGAVRRGELGLEEAISVAGPLQIGGEAVTNNSGQMFYLLLTRPDLLARFRDDPASRPAGIEELLRHIPHRAAVGLPRIATQDVDLHGTLVSAGDAVYVSYLAANRDPDVFPDPDRIDFDRDAGPHVSFGNGPHFCTGAVFSRMQIELLIDTLLERLPGLRLAVPADQVPFRQRTMIRGPVALPVTW
- a CDS encoding Uma2 family endonuclease: MTIAADDAQQGASHLYRAMRDFVQSMDDTLPGKFEITKEGIVHDMMSPVKQHELTALRLRKRLEKVMPENLVAHTGTPDVENEPEGVMRHPDVMLIAEADMEGDGSFDPRTIIAAVEIVSRSNPDNDWVSKVRDYPLLGIPLYVIFDPRVGEGAVLSDIHPTPIGPRYATRKDFMYGEDVTIAEWTISTADLPRYPNQ
- a CDS encoding DUF4333 domain-containing protein, with the translated sequence MTTTRLSAATSILSAVASGALLVGCSASAHVGTSTPKMSADKLATIVAEKLAATMNQPKPSITCPEDLAGKVGTTTRCKLTAKDGSTLGVTVKVTSVQGDQINFDIKADETASPATN
- the rpsJ gene encoding 30S ribosomal protein S10; its protein translation is MAGQKIRIRLKAYDHEVIDSSAKKIVETVTRTGASVAGPVPLPTEKNVYCVIKSPHKYKDSREHFEMRTHKRLIDILDPTPKTVDSLMRLDLPAGVDIEIKL
- the rplC gene encoding 50S ribosomal protein L3, whose amino-acid sequence is MAKQIKGILGEKLGMTQVWDENNRVVPVTVVKAGPNVVTQVRTNDSDGYESVQIAFGEIDPRKVNKPLKGHFAKADVTPRRHLVEIRTADASEYTLGQEISAEVFEAGVKVDVTGKSKGKGFAGVMKRHNFKGLGAGHGTQRKHRSPGSIGGCATPGRVFKGLRMAGRMGNERVTTQNLTVHAVDAEKGLLLIKGAVPGPNGGLVLVRTAAKGA
- the rplD gene encoding 50S ribosomal protein L4, with the translated sequence MSTIDILSPSGDTAGTVELPAEIFDVEKISIPLLHQVVVAQLAAARQGTHKVKRRGEVRGGGKKPYRQKGTGRARQGSTRAPQFAGGGVVHGPTPRDYSQRTPKKMKAAALRHALTDRARNARIHVITGVIEGETPSTKAAKSFLGKVSERKNVLLVIERSDEAALLSARNLPQVHILEPGQLNTYDVLVSDDVVFTQAAFESFVSGPKAADTEGSEA
- the rplW gene encoding 50S ribosomal protein L23; protein product: MATRHPSIASKAAKAKKVARVAKAKRHETEGKNTVETPLSKSFTDHRDVLLKPVVSEKSYALLDEGKYTFVVAPGANKTQIKQAVQAVFSVKVTGVNTINRQGKRKRTKSGFGKRADTKRAIVTLAEGDRIDIFGQAS